The genomic segment GAACAGTTACGTGCTGCTCTTTGCCGCGTGTATCGGTAAAGCGCAGGTCAACAAATTTAACACCATTTTCTTGGATGAGTTTTAGTACGTCGGCTACAGCCATTACGTTCTCCTAAAAATTGATAAACTCGTGATGATATCAGCACAGCAAAAAGAAATTAGCACACTTATTTGCTCGTGCCATATGCAAGCACAAAACATGCCAGCACCAAAATGTCGAAAACTTACCAAAACAGGGCGCGTTAACGCGAAGCTGCAAACCGTCCCGCACAGCATTGGTGCCCCTTAAAAATCAACGCACCAAAACAGTGCGCCTCGCATCCTGTCGGTCAATTAGTGTACGCTGAATGCAAAGCCTGTGCGAGAATATCTATTGTAAATATTGTCCAGTATTGGCAACTATCGAATCGGCCTACTACCGTCTGATGAAGAGGAAGTGAAGATGAGTGAAAGCAATCAAATATTACTATTGGCAAAAAAAAGAGCTGAACAGCTAAACCTACCCTATGCGGGGGCGGTAGAACCCAAAGAAGCACACCAATTACTGCATGCCCTTCCAAACATCAAAATTGTGGATGTACGTACTTCTGCAGAATGGAACTTTGTCGGCAGAGTACCTAGCGCCGTAGAGATTGAATGGAAGACCTTTCCAGGAATGGTGCCTAACCCGCATTTTCTAGAACAATTGAAACGCCAAGTTGATGCTGAAAATATCGTATTATTTTTATGCCGCACCGGCGCGCGCTCTCACGATGCAGCTGCACTTGCTCAGCAGCACGGTTATAGCGCCGCATACAATATTTTAGAAGGCTTTGAAGGCGATAAAGATAGCGAAGGCCATCGTGGCAAAGTCAATGGCTGGAAAGCGCATCAGTTGCCATGGATTCAGGGATAAGCAAAATGACAGACCGCTATGCCGTTGTTGGCAACCCGATTGCACATAGCAAATCGCCGATTATCCATGCAATTTTTGCTAAAGCGACGAATCAAGATCTAACTTACGACCGACTATTAGCACCATTAGATGGTTTTCTAAAAGAGATAGATTTATTCAAGTCTACGGGTGGCTGTGGACTAAATATCACTGTCCCTTTTAAGCTGGAAGCATTTGAATATGCTGCCACACAAGGCCGGTTAACCGAGCGGGCTCAATTAGCTGGCGCGGTGAACACTCTTCACTTCTCCGACACCGGCGTGATTGGGGACAACACCGATGGTGCGGGCTTAGTGCGTGACATCACTATTAATCAAGCAACTTCGCTAACAGGTAAACGCGTACTACTGATAGGCGCAGGTGGAGCATCTCGCGGAGCATTAGGCCCTATTCTAGATGAGCAGCCTGGTAAGCTTGTGATTGTAAACCGTACAAAAGCGAAGGCCGAAGAGTTAGCCGAACTCTGCAAGAGCGAGATAGTAAGTGGCATTGGCTTTGATGAACTCACCGAGCATTATGATATTATCATCAACGCATCTTCTAGCAGCTTATCTGCAGAAAAGCTTCCCTTACCAACAACCGTCTTTGAAGCGTGCGAATTAGCTTACGACATGATGTACGCCGCTGAGCCCACCATTTTTATGCAACAAGCAGCAACGGCTGGCGCAAAAAAAACGATTGATGGTATTGGGATGCTGATTGAACAAGCAGCCGAAGCCTTTTATGTTTGGCGACATGTTCGTCCACCAACCACCTCTGTTTTTGAGACATTAAGACCATCTACATGAATAGCAAACGACTTGGCGCTTGGCTAATATTCATCACTTCCCTGCTGAGTTGCCAATCGCTCCAAGCGTTTGACTTAGATATAATCCTCACCGGCGCACAGGCAGAAAAACTGCCTATTGCCGAACAGGAAAAAGTCATTGCCGTTCTTGCTGAGAAAAATGGCTCATTTGCACTAACCCGCTTTGGGCATCACCTCTATTTTTTCAGCCGATTTAATGGATCTGAACGCGTCTGGCAATCTGCACCATTAAGTGGCATCAATGAAAATTGCCCGACCATTTATCGCGCTTCCAGCACCAGCCACCTATTAGTCGTACAAAGCAATCTTTGCCCAGCATCGACAACAGATACCCCAATCAACAATTGGTATTTTGATGAACTTGGGCATCAAGCACAAATTGCCCCTGAACAGAAAGACACCGCGGGTATTTTTCTTGAGCAAAATTATCTACCCTTATTGCAAGATCTCATTCATGAAAAATATTTGCCTGCGTCTTATCGACTCATCGCACTAGATAACCAAGTGGAAACTCGCACTTACGAGTGGAAACAGTCGGTAATGAATCTGACGCAAAAACAATTCACGAGCGATATCCCACTTCTTCGACAAGGGATTAATTGGAGAGCAACGAATATTCCTGCATCACTATTAGAGAAGGCGGGCAGCGCACTAATGGCATCGGATGACTGCAATCAGTTAGAAGATAGTGCGGCGATAATTTCAACCGTCTTGTCACAAAATCCGCAAACGGCGGAGCATTATTTTCAATTAGCCAACACCTTAAGCAAAGCCAAAGAGAAGCAATGTCGCCCAACAGGCAGTCGCGCCTACAAAGATCGACTTGCCCAGTACAGCCAAGCCCAAATTGATGAGTTATATAGACAGTATTGCCAAAAGAAAACATTTGCGAAGTTAAGCAAAGCCGAACGCACGCAATTGGCAAAACGACTTCGCATTAAAGAGCTAGCAGCAAGTAGTTGCCGCCCTCTTTTTGATCTATTTCGGGCTATCGAGCAACAAGACATCACACAACTAAAAGCAGCAATTGCAGACCCTGAGAATGATTTAAATGCGATTGGACCACATGGTTATAGCGCACTACATGATGCGCTAAATTCAAACTGGAAAGTGGGTGCGCTTGTGTTAATCGAAGCAGGGGCGGATGTAAACCGTGTAAGTGAAAACAACAATAGTGGCAACTTACTCAAAGCCGTTTATTTAAAAGATACAGACCTCATCAAAGCCTTGATTGGGCATGGCGCAAATACAGTTATTTATGGTGAAGCAACCAAACCATTGAGTAGTCTAGTAGGGATGCAAATACAGAACGCAACAGATGAAGCCTTTCAAACGGAGATGTTTGATCTATTTTTAGCCAACCATGCCAATCTTCATGAACGGCAAAGTGGTGGACAAACGCTATTACAATCTGCAGTGAATGGTGGTGCAGCACTTAGTATGCTTGATCGTCTGAAAAGTAGCGGAACTTACCTAAACGAGACGGAGCAATTTGGCAGAAATGCAGCGTTTTTCCTTCCTCCATTTGCATCCAGAAAAGACCGTGCCATCAATGCACTCAACTGGCTAATTCAGAATGGCATCAACCTACATCAACAAGATACAAATGGAAATACGCCGCTTAATTACCTTTTTCAATATAGCCATGCAGACACAGAAACGATCGAAGCATTAGCATCCATCATGATTGAGCACGGCGCTCCGCCATTGCTTTCAAACAATGAAGGCAAAATACCGCTTTACTATGCTGCTTTAAGACCATCACCATTATTGGTTAGCCAAATGCTGAAGCACATCAAAACACCGGACTTAGCGACAATTCTGTTACCGATTCAGCAAAAAATAAAAGAACGAATTGCCAATCTGCAGAGCCAGCGCACCCCACCATCTTGCGGCTGCGTTGAAGATCTACAAACGGTGGATCATTTGCTCAATCAGCAGATCAAAACCAGCAATTGAAGCATCCCATTGCGTATCAAAAACAATCCATGAATAATGGCGCGTTTACTTTTTTTGCCGCATAAGACAATGAATACCACTGCATCTACTGGAGCAAAGCCAATGACCTCATCTAAAGGCATTTGGTATTGGACAAAACGCATTGTTTTTTGGCTATTCATTCTCTTTATTGTCTTCAATGTCTATGTGTTTGTGCGCATCTGGTGGATGATTGATCACAACCCTGACACTACTTCATTTATGAATGATCAGCTGGCCGAAATTCGCCAAACGAATCCGGACGCACAAATTCAACATCAGTGGGTAGACTACGATCACATATCCAGAAACTTGAAGGCTGCATTAATCGCGTCTGAAGATGCCAAATTTGTCGACCATAATGGTTTTGACAAAGAAGGGATCAAACTCGCCTTTCAAAAGAACTTAAAGCAAGGAAGAATTGCGGCGGGCGGATCGACAATTAGTCAGCAGTTAGCCAAAAATCTATTCTTGTCGGCGAGCAAAAACCCACTACGCAAAGGGGAAGAAGCGCTGATTACCATCATGCTTGAACAGATGATGACCAAAGAACGCATTTTTGAAATTTACCTCAATAGTATTGAATGGGGCGTTGGCGTATTTGGGGCGGAAGCAGCTGCACGCCATTACTTCAACACATCGGCTAGTCGGCTTTCTGCCAGACAGGCGGCAAAACTGGCTGCCATGGTGCCAAATCCTCGTTATTTCGATAAAAACCGTCAGGATGCGAAACTCAGAAGAAAAACAAGCATCATTCTTCGAAGAATGGGTGCATCGGATATTCCAGATTAATCAAGCACCGATCCATCAAGACAAAGTGAAACGCCTCGACATGATCGAGGCGTTTATATTTTCGGAGGGCGTTTTGATGAGCCGTCATCACCTTGTCTATCTTTATTGGGCGGATCCTTTTTATCCCAACGTCGCCGCTTTTTTTCCAATATCTTTTCGACAACTTCACGCTCTTCTTGCGTTAGCGTACCTTTTTGCCATTTATCAAATAGCTCGGCTTGCTTTTGCCATCTTTGCCGAATCTTATCCGCTTCTTCTGCCGATATATCACCATTAGCAACCGCTTGTTGTAAGCGCGTTTCTCGCCATTGCTGTTCTTGCTTTAACCGATCTGCATCCATTTCCGATGGAGGTACCCGTTTATCCATGACAGACGAAGGGTTTCCCATCACTTGAAGTGAGGCAAAAGCCAGCCAAATACTGACCATCCCAACCATCATCCGTTTCATGTTCCTCCCCTATCTCTACCGGGCTTATCGTCGTTACATTTCTAAAAGCCAATCCTTGTATTATCTCTTAATTTCTATAATGATTGACCGATAGCCTATATATTGAATGTTGGGTGTAACTCGTTTATGAGGGAAAGCGCATAGAATGTAAATAACCGTTACAAGCTATCTTTGTGTAGTGTTTTGATACATTTGCATTTCCATCCCCCTTAACGGCGCCGCCTTGACTTTGCTAGAGTAGATCCATGGAAAAAAATCAGAAGAAACTCTTATTAATCGATGATGATGCGCGCATTCGTGAATTGCTCACTCGCTACTTAACCGAGCAAGGTTTCGAGGTAGACGTTTATGCCGACGCAAGTATGCTGGAAAAACGTCTCCAGCAAAAAAGGCCGCATCTATTGATTCTGGATCTCATGCTACCAGGGGAAGATGGGCTATCGGTTTGCCGCAAAATCCGTGCGCAAGGCGATACTCTACCTATTATCATGCTGACCGCTAGAGGCGAAGAGATTGATCGAATCATTGGGTTAGAAATGGGGGCGGATGACTATCTCCCCAAACCATTCAATCCGAGAGAATTATTAGCCAGAATTCAAGCAGTGCTAAGAAGGCATGCAACGCCCTCTGCGTTGGCTGCCACTTTCACCCCGGGCGAAACCTATGAATTTTCTGACTTTGTTTTAGATGCGGGTCAACGCAAATTATTCCGCGATGGCGAAGACTTGCAACTAAGCCAAGCCGAATTCTCCTTGCTTAAAGTGCTAGTCATGCATCCTCGACACCCGTTATCGAGAGAACGTTTATTAGAGCTTTCTCGAGGCCGCGAGTTTGAGGCGTATGACCGAAGTGTGGACGTACAAATTTCGCGCATCCGCAAACTAATCGAGCCGGATCCTGCCAACCCCTCCTTTGTACAAACAGTATGGGGCTTTGGTTATGTATTTGTGCCGGATGGGGGCGCTCGTTGAGCAAGTGGAAGTCCAAATGGTGGCCAGAGAGTTTATTTGCTCGGCTCACCATCTTATTTTTGTTTATTTTGGTCATCACCCAATCTGCGCTAGTCAGCTATTTTCACTTTAATCGCGATCGGCAGATGGCGCGGCAGGTGAGCGAACAAGTGATTGATGCCGTCGCCGAATTAGAAAGCGCATTAGAAGGGCTTTCTAATGACGACAGGCAAGAGTTCATCGAGGCTTACAATCGTCCTTACGGGATTAACCTTCTCCCCTTTGTTAGCAACCCAATTCACAAGCCCTTAGACACGGACAACCGCTTAGTTAGAGGAATTGAGAAACAACTAGCCAACTACCACTTACCCGTTAATCAGGTGGGTGTTCAGCACCACCCTAAATGGCGTTTATGGCTATCGGTTGAAATCGGCGGCAAATCTTATTGGCTGACCGTTCCGCTTGGACGCTGGCAAAACGACAGTCCGAATCAGTTTATTTTAACGGTAGTTCTACTCACCCTTGCCGCCCTTGTCGCCGCTGCTTGGATTACGTGGCGAATGAGTCGACCGTTAAGGCGACTACACGATGCTAGTAAAGCACTAGCAGCGGGCAATACACCGGACGTCCTACCCGAAGAAGGGCCGGCAGAGTTACGTAGCCTCTCTAGAGAGTTTAATCAGATGGTGGCTGCACTGGCAGCAACGGAAAAAGAACGCCGGCTGATGTTAGCGGGTATTAGCCATGATATCCGCACACCATTAACACGCTTGAGACTCAGCATTGAGATGATGTCAGACGACTATCTAAAAGATGGTATGTGTATTGATGTGGCGGATATTGAGCGAATTGTTCAGCAATTCACCGCCTTTATTGGTGGAGAGCCAGAAGAAAGCATGGTCGACACCGACTTATCGGCCTTATTGGGTGGTGTAGTTGAGCGAGCAAGTCGCTCAGGACAAGCAATCACCGCGAATTTAAGCACCGACGTGTTTGCCAAGGTTCACCCGTTAGCGATTGAGCGGCTAATGAATAACTTATTGGATAACGCCAAGCGCTATGCCAATACCCCCGTAGACGTCTCGTTAAGTTCGACGAATGAATCTATCCAAATTGAAGTGCGTGATTTTGGCCCCGGGGTACCGGAAAGCGAGTTAACGTCGATTAGCGAACCATTTGTCCGTGGCAATAAAGCACGGGGTGGCGATGGCGGTAGTGGATTAGGGTTGGCAATTGTTGAACGGATTGTGAAACATCATCATGGCAGCATCCATTTTCAAAATCACCCTGAAGGCGGGTTCATTGTAAAAGTAAGCCTACCCACTACACGCGCTTAAGTGCTAGGTGCGGGCATACCGCCTACAGCCTATTTCTGTCATTTTAGATCCTCTGCCAGGACGTACAAACATTGCAGTAGACAATTGTTTCTCATTGCCGGCCATCATCTTTTTGATGGCATGGTATCCGTCTGATCGTTGCGTATGAGTAGAGGCTGGCTGCATGCCATACTTTTGCCTAAGCACGGACAGCTGCTCTGGCACCTCGACATAGAATTCACTCCCTTTGTCAGACCAGTAATGAATGGCATTCACCGAATACCCCATTACCTTAATCCCATCAGGAACAAACCAAACCCCCTCCGGCGGCCCCGGGGGAACTAGGTCGGACAGCATAAACCCCATTCCTTTTAATTGTTGCAAGAAATGCGGGGAGGTCACCGCAGCTTCGAATGTTGCTTGGCAAACAGCATTTTCATTTACCCATTTCACCACTGCCGCATGCCCAACGGGGTAATCACTCGCCGCAATTGCCTGCCTAAGGCAGAGCAACAGAGCAAAACCAGCAGAGCGCCATAGCCTGCCAATACGTGACCGCGATTTCATCAAAAAACCTTTTGTTCTCATTAATACTATTTAAATTATTTAGCGAGCTTAACAAGCCCTATTTAGGCTGTACCGGTACAGTAAATGACAGATGAACCCTGACAGTTAAAAGAGAATTATTTTGTTTTTTGCAGTGCAGCGAATACGTCACGGTGATACAATTTAATTATCGCGGGAAGTGCCCCGCTTTTGAGACCACTCAACAATGGACTTACCTAGTTATCCCTGGATGACCAAACCCTCTTTACAGAATTAATCCGCTCTTATTCAGCGCTGCCGAGCCCTGATGGGGCAGAGGACGGCGTATGACAACAGAATTCAACATTGAAAATGCAGAAAACTTGCAGAGCTATCTGCAAGAAGTTTTAGATTTATTACATCGTCAATCACAAACGACAGATTCGCTTGCGAAACCGGATGTATCAGAATCTGAACAAGCCATTCTTCTTCAGACACAATCAGAAACACATCAGCAACTTCAGCAGTTATTAGATGATCTGCACCCTGCGGATATTGCACACATCTTAGAAGCGCTTCCGCTGAAAGATCGTTTGGCAATCTGGCACCTAGTCAGTGCCGATAACGATGGCGATATTTTGCTAGAAGTATCCGATGCGGTGCGAAGCACACTGATTGCGGATATGGACGACGAAGAGTTGCTTGCCGCGGCAGAAACCCTCGATACGGATGAACTTGCCGATCTAGCGCCTGACTTGCCTGATGACGTGATGGCTGACTTGCTCACCACGCTAGATACACAGGAACGAGAGCGCCTTCAATCAGCGATGTCTTATGACGACGACCAAGTCGGCTCGCTCATGGATTACGACATGGTCAGCATCCGTGATGACGTCACGCTTGAAGTGGTGCTTCGTTATCTAAGGCGTTTTGAAGAGTTGCCAACTCATACCGACAAACTCTTCGTGATTGATCATGTTGGCGTATTAAAAGGCATTTTGCCATTAAAACGCCTACTTCTGAATGCGCCAGAAAAAACCGTTGCGGAAGTGATGTCGGATGACCCGGTCACGTTCTTCCCATCAGATGAAAATGCAGAAGCTGCGAAAGCATTTGAGCGTTACGATTTGATTTCTGCACCAGTAGTCGATGCATCTGGCAAACTCTGCGGTCGCCTCACTGTCGACCAAATGGTGGATGTGATTCGAGAGCAGTCTGACAGCGAAGCATTAAATCGTGCCGGTTTGCGCGAAGAAGAAGATATGTTTGCCCCTCCACTTAAATCAGCCAAGAACCGCTGGTTGTGGGTAGCGATTAACTTATGTACCGCATTTATTGCTTCACGGGTGATTGGGGCATTCGAAGGTACCATTTCGCATATTGTTGAGCTAGCAGGATTAGCGACGATTATTTCGGGTATCTGCGGAAACACAGGCACGCAAACCACGACCCTAATGATTCGTGGATTAGCACTCAAACAAATTAGCCCGCATAACGTAGGGAAGATTTTTGCGAAAGAGATTATTATCGCGATCATGACGGGAGTCCTCTGGGGCGGGATTACCGGCTTCTTAGCGTATTTAATTTATGGCAAGCCCGCATTAGGTTTAGTGATGGCAACCGCGATGCTACTTAACTTAGTAGTCGCTGCATTAGTTGGCATGCTTATCCCAATTACCATGCAAAAACTAGGTCGAGACCCTGCATTTGGTTCTAGCGTATTGCTCACCTTTATGACTGATAGCATCGGGTTCTTTATCTTATTGGGCCTTGCTACTGTGTTCTTACTTCACTAAGCGGCATTTATGCAAACCATTACAGCCTTAATTGCCACCTCAGGCCT from the Leeia speluncae genome contains:
- a CDS encoding rhodanese-like domain-containing protein gives rise to the protein MSESNQILLLAKKRAEQLNLPYAGAVEPKEAHQLLHALPNIKIVDVRTSAEWNFVGRVPSAVEIEWKTFPGMVPNPHFLEQLKRQVDAENIVLFLCRTGARSHDAAALAQQHGYSAAYNILEGFEGDKDSEGHRGKVNGWKAHQLPWIQG
- the aroE gene encoding shikimate dehydrogenase codes for the protein MTDRYAVVGNPIAHSKSPIIHAIFAKATNQDLTYDRLLAPLDGFLKEIDLFKSTGGCGLNITVPFKLEAFEYAATQGRLTERAQLAGAVNTLHFSDTGVIGDNTDGAGLVRDITINQATSLTGKRVLLIGAGGASRGALGPILDEQPGKLVIVNRTKAKAEELAELCKSEIVSGIGFDELTEHYDIIINASSSSLSAEKLPLPTTVFEACELAYDMMYAAEPTIFMQQAATAGAKKTIDGIGMLIEQAAEAFYVWRHVRPPTTSVFETLRPST
- a CDS encoding ankyrin repeat domain-containing protein, whose product is MNSKRLGAWLIFITSLLSCQSLQAFDLDIILTGAQAEKLPIAEQEKVIAVLAEKNGSFALTRFGHHLYFFSRFNGSERVWQSAPLSGINENCPTIYRASSTSHLLVVQSNLCPASTTDTPINNWYFDELGHQAQIAPEQKDTAGIFLEQNYLPLLQDLIHEKYLPASYRLIALDNQVETRTYEWKQSVMNLTQKQFTSDIPLLRQGINWRATNIPASLLEKAGSALMASDDCNQLEDSAAIISTVLSQNPQTAEHYFQLANTLSKAKEKQCRPTGSRAYKDRLAQYSQAQIDELYRQYCQKKTFAKLSKAERTQLAKRLRIKELAASSCRPLFDLFRAIEQQDITQLKAAIADPENDLNAIGPHGYSALHDALNSNWKVGALVLIEAGADVNRVSENNNSGNLLKAVYLKDTDLIKALIGHGANTVIYGEATKPLSSLVGMQIQNATDEAFQTEMFDLFLANHANLHERQSGGQTLLQSAVNGGAALSMLDRLKSSGTYLNETEQFGRNAAFFLPPFASRKDRAINALNWLIQNGINLHQQDTNGNTPLNYLFQYSHADTETIEALASIMIEHGAPPLLSNNEGKIPLYYAALRPSPLLVSQMLKHIKTPDLATILLPIQQKIKERIANLQSQRTPPSCGCVEDLQTVDHLLNQQIKTSN
- the mtgA gene encoding monofunctional biosynthetic peptidoglycan transglycosylase — protein: MTSSKGIWYWTKRIVFWLFILFIVFNVYVFVRIWWMIDHNPDTTSFMNDQLAEIRQTNPDAQIQHQWVDYDHISRNLKAALIASEDAKFVDHNGFDKEGIKLAFQKNLKQGRIAAGGSTISQQLAKNLFLSASKNPLRKGEEALITIMLEQMMTKERIFEIYLNSIEWGVGVFGAEAAARHYFNTSASRLSARQAAKLAAMVPNPRYFDKNRQDAKLRRKTSIILRRMGASDIPD
- the ompR gene encoding osmolarity response regulator transcription factor OmpR is translated as MEKNQKKLLLIDDDARIRELLTRYLTEQGFEVDVYADASMLEKRLQQKRPHLLILDLMLPGEDGLSVCRKIRAQGDTLPIIMLTARGEEIDRIIGLEMGADDYLPKPFNPRELLARIQAVLRRHATPSALAATFTPGETYEFSDFVLDAGQRKLFRDGEDLQLSQAEFSLLKVLVMHPRHPLSRERLLELSRGREFEAYDRSVDVQISRIRKLIEPDPANPSFVQTVWGFGYVFVPDGGAR
- a CDS encoding ATP-binding protein yields the protein MSKWKSKWWPESLFARLTILFLFILVITQSALVSYFHFNRDRQMARQVSEQVIDAVAELESALEGLSNDDRQEFIEAYNRPYGINLLPFVSNPIHKPLDTDNRLVRGIEKQLANYHLPVNQVGVQHHPKWRLWLSVEIGGKSYWLTVPLGRWQNDSPNQFILTVVLLTLAALVAAAWITWRMSRPLRRLHDASKALAAGNTPDVLPEEGPAELRSLSREFNQMVAALAATEKERRLMLAGISHDIRTPLTRLRLSIEMMSDDYLKDGMCIDVADIERIVQQFTAFIGGEPEESMVDTDLSALLGGVVERASRSGQAITANLSTDVFAKVHPLAIERLMNNLLDNAKRYANTPVDVSLSSTNESIQIEVRDFGPGVPESELTSISEPFVRGNKARGGDGGSGLGLAIVERIVKHHHGSIHFQNHPEGGFIVKVSLPTTRA
- the mgtE gene encoding magnesium transporter, producing the protein MTTEFNIENAENLQSYLQEVLDLLHRQSQTTDSLAKPDVSESEQAILLQTQSETHQQLQQLLDDLHPADIAHILEALPLKDRLAIWHLVSADNDGDILLEVSDAVRSTLIADMDDEELLAAAETLDTDELADLAPDLPDDVMADLLTTLDTQERERLQSAMSYDDDQVGSLMDYDMVSIRDDVTLEVVLRYLRRFEELPTHTDKLFVIDHVGVLKGILPLKRLLLNAPEKTVAEVMSDDPVTFFPSDENAEAAKAFERYDLISAPVVDASGKLCGRLTVDQMVDVIREQSDSEALNRAGLREEEDMFAPPLKSAKNRWLWVAINLCTAFIASRVIGAFEGTISHIVELAGLATIISGICGNTGTQTTTLMIRGLALKQISPHNVGKIFAKEIIIAIMTGVLWGGITGFLAYLIYGKPALGLVMATAMLLNLVVAALVGMLIPITMQKLGRDPAFGSSVLLTFMTDSIGFFILLGLATVFLLH